A region of Numenius arquata chromosome 25, bNumArq3.hap1.1, whole genome shotgun sequence DNA encodes the following proteins:
- the ARHGAP45 gene encoding rho GTPase-activating protein 45 codes for MLGRAAGRNSYSPYSAGRRRTGKAHLPTGSLDSLPHAPAVRLTDLSRKDCLEAPGPGLGELPPASSKLSTSPSTVGTLKRPTSLSRHASAAGFPLTPAGPRAVPKGHKTPTSYSPMDGEGPFIDTEDISQLLTDVARFAEALENLRDVVLRDDPKEPQRPLAHECLGETLRILRQVINKYPLLNTLETLTAAGTLISKVKGFHYESNNETDKREFEKAVETIAVSFSSTVSEFLMGEVDSSTILSIPPSDQNQSMESLYGGIPGPGGDGLSSGMESYDTGRPPAEEVDVMLQRCEGGVDAALQYAKNISKYMKDLIGYLEKRTTLEMEFAKGLQKMANSCKQTISQETNMPFLSIYLLALEQDMEHGTSVLQAANTLQQQTFLQPLTVRRLEHEKRRKEIKEQWHRAQRKLQEAEVNLRKAKQIYMQRSEEHEKAKYMAVKAEEEQQNTTSSITTKTLDKKRRLEEEAKNKAEEAMATYRTCVADANTQKQELEDTKVNSLRQIHEVIKQSDQIIKTATISFYQIMHMQTAPLPVNFQTLCESSKLYDPGQQYASHVRQLQRGDEPDIQYDFEPYVSHNAWSPFARTRKGSFNANDFSTGGGSDGAGLPRDGAGSEGGVGAKEQQSGAVGAERRGGRGHQVHKSWPTSITEGDSSLDSSAGEFSHKLQRLSSNGTMSSSEELEEKDENSATPFEQSINGMTPEMTAPTGPFRNVGLSKAAQTHRLRKLRAPSKCRECNSYVYFQGAECEECYLACHKKCLETLAIQCGHKKLQGKLQLFGQDFTKASQSSSDGIPFIIKKCISEIEKRALKTKGIYRVNGVKTRVEKLCQAFENGKELVELSQASPHDISNVLKLYLRQLPEPIMPFRLYNELMGLAKESLQGGEGKGKGGKGGPELVDKGADTDKVVVNLVLKLKELLKELPAENMATLQYLLQHLRRIVEVEQDNKMTSSNLGIVFGPTLMRPRPTDATISLSSLVDYPHQARIIEALIIFYSTIFEKKESAVLPDSGKYSMDSREEAASSSDLANAGSQPLAPPGSVPHPELPSEKGNLGYGSDSFAESGDRSVDSDSELEDSGELGSAAAGVPPRTQLSKQGSETSTEEAQFCDEGSEGQRSRSCSVGQWEVEGTAPRCRSPPGEEQSDAEEYPESRLSAAGMDHNTNQSNNVSSPTAAWCLAAGCPGGGEQQPRFV; via the exons ATGCTCGGCCGGGCGGCAGGGAGGAACAGCTACAGCCCCTACTCGGCAGGGCGCCGCCGGACGGGTAAAGCCCACTTGCCCACGGGCTCCCTGGACTCGCTGCCCCACGCGCCCGCCGTGCGGCTGACG GACCTCTCCCGCAAGGATTGCCTGGAGGCGCCCGGCCCCGGCCTGGGGGAGCTGCCCCCCGCCAGCTCCAAGCTcagcaccagccccagcaccgTGGGCACCCTCAAGCGCCCCACCAGCCTCAGCCGCCATGCCAGCGCCGCCGgcttccccctcacccccgccGGCCCCAGGGCTGTGCCCAAGGGGCACAAGACCCCCACATCCTACAGCCCCATGGACGGGGAGGGCCCCTTCATCGACACGGAGGacatctcccagctgctgacgGATGTGGCCCGTTTCGCCGAAGCCCTGGAGAACCTGCGGGACGTGGTGTTGCGTGACG ACCCCAAGGAGCCCCAGCGGCCGCTGGCCCACGAGTGCCTGGGTGAGACCCTGCGCATCCTGCGCCAGGTCATCAACAAGTACCCGCTGCTCAACACCCTGGAGACCCTGACGGCTGCCGGGACCCTCATCTCCAAAGTCAAGG GTTTCCATTATGAATCCAACAATGAGACGGACAAGCGGGAGTTTGAGAAGGCCGTGGAGACCATCGCGGTGTCCTTCAGCAGCAC CGTGTCCGAGTTCCTCATGGGGGAGGTGGACAGCAGCAccatcctctccatcccacccagcGACCAGAACCAG AGCATGGAGAGCCTCTACGGGGGGATCCCGGGGCCTGGAGGAGATGGCCTGTCTTCGGGCATGGAGAGCTATGACACGG GCCGCCCTCCTGCCGAGGAAGTGGACGTGATGCTGCAGCGCTGCGAGGGGGGGGTAGATGCTGCCCTCCAGTACGCCAAAAACATCTCCAAGTACATGAAGGACCTCATCGGGTACCTGGAGAAAAGGACCACGCTGG aaatggaGTTTGCCAAAGGGCTTCAGAAGATGGCAAACAGCTGCAAGCAAACCATCAGTCAGGAG ACCAACATGCCTTTCCTGTCCATCTACCTGCTGGCCCTGGAGCAGGACATGGAGCACGGGACCTCAGTTCTGCAGGCGGCCAACACCCTGCAGCAGCAAACCTTCCTGCAG CCGCTGACAGTGAGACGCCTCGAGCATGAAAAGCGGAGGAAGGAGATCAAGGAGCAGTGGCACCGGGCGCAGAGGAAGCTG CAAGAGGCAGAGGTGAACCTGCGCAAGGCCAAGCAGATCTACATGCAGCGCAGTGAGGAGCACGAGAAGGCCAAGTACATGGCGGTGAAGGcggaggaagagcagcagaacaccaccagcagcatcacCACCAAAACCCTGGACAAGAAGCGGCGGCTGGAAGAGGAAGCCAAGAACAAG GCAGAAGAGGCGATGGCCACGTATCGGACCTGTGTGGCGGATGCAAATACccagaagcaggagctggaggacacCAAGGTGAACTCCCTGCGGCAGATCCACGAGGTGATCAAACAGAGCGACCAGATCATCAAGACG GCCACCATCTCCTTCTACCAGATCATGCACATGCAGACGGCTCCGCTGCCCGTCAACTTCCAGACGCTGTGCGAGAGCAGCAAGCTCTACGACCCCGGGCAGCAGTACGCCTCCCACGTCAGGCAGCTGCAGCGCGGGGACGAACCCGACATCCAGTACGACTTCGAGCCCTACGTGTCGCACAATGCCTG GTCCCCCTTCGCTCGCACACGGAAGGGCAGCTTCAATGCCAATGACTTCTCCACGGGCGGGGGCTCGGACGGGgccgggctgcccagggacgggGCCGGCTCGGAAGGAGGAGTGGGAGCCAAGGAGCAGCAGAGCGGGGCTGTGGGGGCCGAGCGGAGAG GGGGGAGAGGACACCAGGTCCACAAATCCTGGCCGACCTCCATCACTGAAGGCGACAGCAGCCTGGATTCAAGCGCAG GTGAATTCAGCCATAAGCTCCAGCGACTGTCTTCCAACGGCACCATGTCCTCCAGCgaagagctggaggagaaggatgaGAACTCTGCCACCCCCTTTGAGCAGA GCATCAACGGGATGACCCCAGAGATGACGGCTCCAACGGGGCCCTTCCGGAACGTCGGCTTATCCAAGGCTGCCCAGACTCACCGGCTGCGCAAGCTCCGTGCCCCCTCCAAGTGCCGGGAGTGCAACAGCTACGTGTACTTCCAGGGAGCAGAGTGCGAGGAG TGCTACCTGGCCTGTCACAAGAAGTGTCTGGAGACCTTGGCCATCCAGTGCGGGCACAAGAAACTCCAAGGGAAGCTGCAGCTCTTCGGGCAAGACTTCACCAAGGCTTCTCAGAGCAGCTCTGATGGCATCCCCTTCATCATCAAGAAGTGCATTTCGGAGATCGAGAAGCGGGCACTGAAAACCAAG GGCATCTACCGAGTTAACGGTGTCAAGACCCGGGTGGAGAAGCTTTGCCAGGCATTTGAGAATGGGAAAGAGCTGGTGGAGCTCTCTCAGGCCTCCCCTCATGATATCAGCAATGTCTTGAAGCTCTACTTGAGACAG CTGCCGGAGCCCATAATGCCCTTCCGCTTGTACAACGAGCTGATGGGGCTGGCCAAGGAGAGCCTGCAGGGCGGCGAGGGCAAGGGCAAGGGTGGCAAGGGTGGCCCCGAGCTGGTGGACAAGGGAGCCGACACCGACAAGGTGGTGGTGAACCTGGTGCTGAAGctgaaggagctgctgaaggagcttCCTGCGGAGAACATGGCCACGCTCCAGTACCTCCTGCAGCACCTGAGAAG gatCGTGGAAGTGGAACAGGACAACAAGATGACCTCGAGCAACCTGGGCATCGTCTTTGGGCCGACACTGATGCGCCCAAGGCCCACGGATGCCACTATTTCCTTGTCCTCGCTGGTCGATTATCCCCACCAAGCTCGCATCATCGAGGCGCTCATCATCTTCTATTCGACCATCTTTGAGAAGAAGGAGAGCGCGGTGCTGCCCGACTCCGGCAAATACTCCATGgacagcagggaggaggcagccagcAGCTCAGACCTG GCCAATGCAGGGTCCCAACCCCTGGCTCCCCCCGGCAGTGTCCCCCACCCGGAGCTGCCTTCGGAGAAAGGGAATTTGGGTTACGGCTCCGACTCATTCGCAG AGTCCGGCGACCGCTCCGTTGACTCCGACTCGGAGCTGGAGGACAGCGGGGAGCTGGGGTCTGCCGCTGCCGGGGTCCCACCACGAACCCAGCTCAGCAAACAGGGGAGCGAGACCAGCACCGAGGAGGCTCAGTTCTGCGACGAGGGCAGCGAGGGGCAGCGGAGCCGCAGCTGCAGCGTGGGGCAGTGGGAGGTGGAGGGCACCGCTCCCCGCTGCCGCAGCCCCCCAGGAGAGGA
- the CNN2 gene encoding calponin-2, which produces MSSSQFNKGPSYGLSAEVKNRLAQKYDPQKEAELRTWIESVTGQQIGPDFQKGLKDGVILCELMNKLQPNSVRKINRSAQNWHQLENLSNFIKAMASYGMNPVDLFEANDLFESGNLTQVQVSLLALAGMAKTKGMQSGVDIGVKYSEKQQRNFDEAKMKAGQCVIGLQMGTNKCASQSGMTAYGTRRHLYDPKNQILPPMDHSTISLQMGTNKCASQVGMTAPGTRRHIYDAKTGTEKCDNSSMSLQMGSNQGANQSGQVFGLGRQIYDPKYCPQGSQGEVANAACDQSGDPPTYHYYREEEESY; this is translated from the exons ATGAGCAGCTCCCAGTTCAACAAGGGCCCGTCCTACGGCCTCTCCGCCGAGGTCAAGAACCGG ctggcCCAGAAGTACGACCCGCAGAAGGAGGCCGAGCTGCGGACATGGATCGAGAGCGTCACGGGGCAGCAGATCGGGCCCGATTTCCAGAAGGGGCTGAAGGATGGGGTGATCCTCTGCGA gctCATGAACAAGCTGCAGCCCAACTCGGTGAGGAAGATCAACCGCTCGGCTCAGAACTGGCACCAG ctcgaGAACCTCTCCAACTTCATCAAGGCCATGGCCAGCTATGGCATGAACCCCGTAGACCTCTTTGAAGCCAACGACCTCTTTGAGAGCGGGAACCTGACGCAGGTGCAGGTGTCGCTGCTGGCGCTGGCGGGCATG GCCAAGACGAAGGGGATGCAGAGTGGAGTGGACATCGGCGTGAAGTACTcggagaagcagcagaggaactTTGACGAGGCCAAGATGAAGGCTGGGCAGTGCGTGATTGGGCTGCAG ATGGGCACAAACAAGTGTGCCAGTCAGTCCGGCATGACGGCCTACGGCACCAGGAGGCACCTCTACGACCCCAAGAACCAGATCCTGCCGCCCATGGACCACTCCACCATCAGCCTCCAGATGGGCACCAACAAGTGTGCCAGCCAG GTGGGCATGACGGCTCCCGGCACCAGGAGACACATCTACGATGCCAAGACGGGGACAGAGAAGTGCGACAACTCTTCCATGTCGCTGCAGATGGGCTCCAACCAGGGCGCCAACCAGAGCGGCCAGGTCTTCGGCTTGGGCCGCCAGATCTATGACCCCAAGTACTGCCCGCAGGGCAGCCAGGGTGAGGTGGCCAATGCCGCCTGCGACCAGAGCGGGGACCCCCCCACGTACCACTACTaccgtgaggaggaggagagctacTGA